One Dokdonia sp. Dokd-P16 genomic window carries:
- a CDS encoding GEVED domain-containing protein codes for MKQIYSLLVAALLAFSFGVSAQQTNKASKSGLLSAPVVIPSIADQIKAGTLIYADNTPKLGRAKGIGSPNIVPGKGSVGNDPLVNAQRSQEVSMTQTRSPLTTFVADVSSFTPSDPTGAAGPNHYIAAWNVGFKIFNKDGTDATPEMDLSTLFPGNSTGDPIVFFDANVDNGAGKPRGRYVITEFRNSGAPGGNGFDVAISAGPDPVNDPWYVYEAQFNAGAFPDYTKFSVFGESYVVTANINSTTEQVFLLERNKMLNDEAAQFVAFGLPGIERNGFYSPQGFHTTGDESAPAGTPVPVVYLQDDAWGGVDDDHLKVWEATIDWADAANASIELAQEITTADFVSVFDGGSFSNIPQGGGGPDVDALQATMMNQVQYRRFPTYNTVVMNFVVDVLDPGEKAGIRWYELRQDGDGQPWSIYQEGTYVTPGKRNAYQGSMAMDSQGNIAMGYISSSDEDRIAMNYTGRFDGDPLGVMTVFEQELFKSTAASPTDRFADYVHLTLDPENESFWFITEQFDPTRRDVVANFTLDAAQPDDLSVFSIVTPVGEGEYTGDEDVIVTIRNYGSNAITNPTVQYTVNGGAAVVETFTGTIEPGLSVEFTFAQGADLSEPGNYTLDVSTLLSNDSNVENDSLVCVATNTVGLACQPDSDCEGFGDGVTTITLANQNALLTNCTSSGYSDDSGIEFAFDSPESLSGTLQVGFTDSAFAIWIDINDDATFTEDELVASGQVATADTDFAFSIDVTAFDVAQLTAGPLTMRVRGEDEDTAGDVTDPCDDLQFGRTNDYTATFAPEVLAVESNVFLETSLNITSTDNKYFAINVNTPFEGRAAISVFNTLGQRLAYNNLNKEGNGYTYDLDMSYVAAGVYIVQFTDIDGGSKLVEKIVVR; via the coding sequence ATGAAACAAATCTACTCATTGCTGGTTGCAGCTCTCTTAGCTTTTAGCTTTGGGGTGTCTGCGCAGCAAACAAATAAAGCCAGTAAAAGTGGGCTACTTTCTGCCCCTGTTGTAATACCTAGTATTGCAGATCAAATTAAAGCAGGAACACTTATATATGCGGATAATACACCAAAATTAGGTCGTGCCAAAGGCATAGGGTCTCCTAATATTGTCCCAGGTAAGGGTTCTGTAGGTAATGATCCTCTCGTAAACGCACAACGCAGTCAGGAGGTTAGCATGACACAAACAAGGTCACCTTTAACAACGTTTGTAGCAGATGTATCTTCTTTTACACCTTCTGACCCTACGGGTGCGGCCGGACCTAACCACTATATAGCTGCATGGAATGTAGGCTTTAAAATATTTAATAAGGACGGGACAGATGCTACTCCAGAAATGGACTTGAGCACTTTGTTTCCTGGAAATTCAACAGGAGATCCAATTGTTTTCTTTGATGCAAACGTAGATAATGGTGCAGGGAAACCTAGAGGGAGATATGTAATCACAGAATTCCGTAACTCTGGTGCGCCAGGTGGTAATGGATTTGACGTTGCAATATCTGCGGGTCCGGATCCGGTGAATGACCCATGGTATGTTTATGAAGCACAATTTAATGCAGGAGCATTCCCTGATTACACAAAATTTTCTGTATTTGGTGAATCTTACGTAGTTACGGCAAACATAAACTCAACTACAGAGCAAGTTTTCTTACTCGAGCGTAATAAAATGTTAAATGATGAAGCGGCTCAGTTTGTAGCTTTTGGACTTCCTGGAATTGAAAGAAATGGTTTTTATAGTCCACAAGGGTTTCATACTACGGGAGATGAGAGCGCTCCAGCAGGTACTCCAGTCCCTGTAGTTTATCTTCAAGATGATGCATGGGGAGGAGTCGATGATGACCACCTTAAAGTATGGGAAGCTACTATAGATTGGGCAGATGCTGCAAATGCAAGTATTGAACTAGCTCAAGAAATTACAACAGCAGATTTTGTAAGTGTCTTTGATGGTGGATCATTCTCAAATATTCCACAAGGCGGTGGAGGTCCAGATGTAGATGCATTGCAAGCTACGATGATGAACCAAGTACAATATAGACGTTTTCCTACTTATAACACTGTTGTAATGAATTTTGTAGTTGATGTGTTAGACCCAGGTGAAAAGGCAGGAATAAGATGGTATGAATTAAGACAAGATGGAGATGGGCAACCATGGTCTATATATCAAGAAGGTACTTATGTTACTCCAGGAAAGCGTAACGCATATCAAGGAAGTATGGCGATGGATTCTCAAGGAAATATTGCTATGGGTTATATATCATCATCAGATGAAGATCGTATTGCAATGAATTATACTGGTCGTTTTGATGGAGATCCATTAGGAGTAATGACAGTATTTGAGCAAGAACTCTTCAAAAGTACAGCAGCCTCTCCTACAGATAGGTTTGCAGATTATGTGCACTTAACTCTTGATCCAGAGAACGAGTCATTCTGGTTTATTACAGAGCAGTTTGATCCAACGCGTAGAGATGTAGTTGCTAATTTTACACTAGACGCTGCCCAGCCAGATGACCTCAGTGTTTTTAGTATTGTAACTCCTGTAGGAGAAGGAGAATATACAGGTGATGAGGATGTTATTGTAACTATAAGAAATTACGGATCAAATGCAATCACAAACCCAACTGTGCAATACACTGTAAATGGTGGAGCAGCAGTAGTAGAAACTTTTACAGGAACTATAGAGCCAGGGCTAAGTGTCGAATTTACCTTTGCTCAAGGTGCAGATCTTTCTGAGCCTGGTAACTATACACTTGATGTTTCTACTTTGTTGAGTAATGATAGCAATGTTGAGAATGATTCATTGGTGTGTGTTGCAACAAATACTGTGGGTCTAGCATGTCAACCAGATAGTGATTGTGAAGGTTTTGGTGATGGTGTGACTACCATTACATTAGCAAATCAAAATGCATTGTTAACAAATTGTACCTCTTCAGGATATAGTGATGATTCAGGAATTGAGTTTGCATTTGATAGTCCAGAGTCGTTATCTGGAACATTGCAAGTTGGTTTTACAGACTCTGCCTTTGCAATTTGGATTGATATAAATGATGATGCAACCTTTACTGAAGATGAACTTGTTGCTTCTGGTCAGGTAGCAACAGCAGATACTGATTTTGCTTTTTCAATTGATGTTACAGCCTTTGATGTGGCACAGCTTACTGCAGGGCCATTGACTATGCGTGTGAGAGGTGAAGATGAGGATACAGCTGGTGATGTTACTGATCCTTGTGATGATCTTCAATTTGGAAGAACTAATGATTATACAGCAACCTTCGCTCCAGAAGTGCTCGCGGTAGAGAGTAATGTGTTTTTAGAAACTTCTCTAAATATCACTAGTACAGATAATAAATATTTTGCTATAAATGTGAACACGCCATTTGAGGGAAGAGCTGCTATTTCTGTTTTTAATACTCTTGGACAAAGACTTGCCTATAACAATCTTAATAAAGAAGGAAATGGTTATACATATGATTTAGACATGTCATACGTTGCAGCTGGCGTTTATATCGTTCAATTTACAGATATAGATGGTGGATCTAAATTAGTAGAGAAGATAGTAGTTAGATAA
- a CDS encoding ComF family protein, with translation MLQSLRSLFFPETCKSCDSELIAAENMICTHCRHTLPLTDFHRYNDPAIKKVFYGRLNIENATALFYFEKKGPVQELMHNLKYRGQHEISGFLGAWLGEDLKTLEEYNRIDAVVPVPIHPKKKRKRGYNQVEGFGKSLAKALEAHYVDDVLVKSKNTKTQVFKGRFTRSDEVLDAFSITMNRNFEGKHILLCDDILTTGATLESCALQLLKIPNIKLSIAVMAIAQ, from the coding sequence TTGCTACAATCGCTCCGTTCTCTATTTTTTCCAGAAACCTGTAAATCTTGCGACAGCGAACTCATCGCTGCCGAAAATATGATATGTACACATTGTAGGCATACATTACCTCTCACAGATTTTCATAGGTACAACGACCCTGCAATCAAAAAAGTATTTTACGGTCGCCTCAATATAGAAAATGCAACCGCATTATTTTATTTTGAAAAGAAAGGTCCTGTGCAAGAACTCATGCATAATCTCAAATACAGAGGACAGCATGAGATAAGTGGCTTTCTAGGGGCATGGCTTGGTGAAGATCTCAAAACTCTTGAAGAATATAATCGTATAGATGCAGTAGTTCCAGTACCTATACACCCAAAGAAGAAAAGAAAAAGAGGATACAATCAAGTGGAAGGCTTTGGTAAATCACTAGCCAAAGCATTAGAAGCTCATTATGTAGATGACGTGCTTGTCAAATCAAAAAATACAAAAACACAAGTATTTAAAGGGCGTTTTACACGCAGTGATGAAGTTCTTGATGCTTTTTCAATTACAATGAATCGCAATTTTGAAGGTAAACATATCTTACTATGTGATGATATTTTAACTACTGGAGCAACTTTAGAATCATGTGCGTTGCAACTTCTTAAAATACCTAATATTAAATTAAGTATTGCCGTGATGGCAATAGCACAATAG
- a CDS encoding Ig-like domain-containing protein, whose product MTDNPWYHFNRRRVATFIVVMVSMALTLVNCAKRGSPTGGPMDSLPPVFVKSTPPNFTTNFEGDEIRIYFDEYVKLKDLRKQLIISPPIINRVISPQGSASKYIEIKIQDTLAANTTYVFNFGLSIVDNNEGNPFPSFKYVMSTGDYIDSLTVSGTIVDAILDKPDNFVTVMLYEADSTYTDSTIYNKPPLYVTNTLDSLNTFELDYLKPGTYALVALKDEDANYTFQPKKDKVAFIEDFVTVPTDSSYTLKLFSETPAYKASRPKHAAEGKIAFGISGYIDSIAINLLTNVGNNYETTITKKGEDTLYYWYKPRVSLDSLVFNISAPGYSDTLQARIRKPKLDSLAFSSKYRNAVLLDKPYRILSNIPIDTINKSLITVVKDSVEIPFTYSLQDNGTSLDIDFEKEEKASYSIKALPNAITDFFGQQNDTLFYKANTKEFSDYGDIELTLKNANNFPYIIQLMDKSDEVIETQYSLQETVFNFKLLKPGSYKIRLIEDSNNNRVFDSGNYLQKKQPEVIINFPGEIDVRPSWFAKETFELLPKKTKVKDTIQE is encoded by the coding sequence ATGACAGATAATCCTTGGTATCATTTTAATAGAAGACGAGTAGCTACATTTATAGTAGTTATGGTAAGTATGGCACTTACTCTCGTAAACTGTGCAAAACGTGGTTCTCCTACCGGAGGACCTATGGATAGTTTGCCTCCAGTTTTTGTAAAGTCTACACCTCCTAATTTTACTACAAACTTTGAAGGAGATGAAATTCGTATTTATTTTGATGAGTATGTAAAACTCAAAGACCTTAGAAAACAACTTATTATCTCTCCTCCTATTATCAATAGAGTAATCTCTCCACAGGGGTCTGCCTCAAAATACATAGAGATTAAAATCCAAGATACACTTGCTGCTAATACGACCTATGTTTTCAATTTTGGGCTCAGTATTGTAGATAATAATGAAGGAAATCCTTTTCCTTCGTTTAAGTATGTGATGTCTACAGGAGACTATATAGATAGTCTTACTGTGTCTGGAACAATTGTAGATGCGATCTTAGACAAGCCTGATAATTTTGTGACCGTGATGCTTTATGAAGCAGATAGCACGTATACAGATTCTACTATTTATAATAAGCCTCCATTATATGTTACAAACACCTTAGATAGCCTTAACACCTTTGAACTAGACTATCTAAAACCTGGAACGTATGCGCTTGTAGCTTTAAAAGATGAAGATGCCAATTATACTTTTCAACCCAAAAAGGACAAAGTAGCTTTTATAGAAGATTTTGTAACTGTCCCAACCGACTCGTCATATACATTAAAGTTATTTTCAGAAACACCCGCTTATAAAGCCTCTCGCCCTAAGCATGCTGCAGAGGGTAAAATTGCCTTTGGTATTAGTGGTTATATAGATAGTATAGCCATAAACCTCTTAACTAATGTGGGAAATAATTATGAAACTACTATCACAAAAAAAGGAGAGGACACTCTGTATTATTGGTACAAACCACGAGTATCACTTGACTCGCTCGTCTTTAATATTAGTGCTCCTGGTTATAGTGACACCCTGCAGGCTAGAATACGTAAGCCAAAACTAGATTCTCTAGCCTTCTCTTCAAAATATCGCAATGCTGTGTTGCTAGACAAACCGTATCGCATACTCAGCAATATTCCAATAGACACCATTAATAAATCTTTAATAACCGTTGTAAAAGACTCTGTCGAGATTCCTTTTACCTATTCTTTACAAGATAACGGGACTTCTCTAGATATTGATTTTGAGAAAGAGGAAAAAGCTAGTTATAGTATCAAAGCGCTACCTAATGCGATTACAGACTTTTTTGGCCAACAGAATGATACTCTTTTCTATAAAGCAAACACTAAGGAGTTCTCAGATTATGGAGATATAGAGCTCACCCTTAAAAACGCAAACAACTTCCCTTACATCATCCAGTTAATGGATAAAAGTGATGAGGTTATAGAAACGCAATACTCTCTTCAAGAGACTGTTTTTAACTTTAAGCTCCTCAAACCAGGCTCGTATAAAATACGCCTTATAGAGGACTCCAATAATAACCGTGTTTTTGACTCAGGAAATTATTTACAGAAAAAACAACCAGAGGTGATTATTAATTTCCCTGGAGAAATTGATGTACGACCTAGTTGGTTTGCTAAAGAAACATTTGAACTACTTCCTAAGAAAACCAAGGTTAAGGATACTATTCAAGAGTAA
- a CDS encoding glycine--tRNA ligase gives MAQQDDHFKKVISHAKEYGYIFGSSEIYDGLSAVYDYGQNGVELKKNIREYWWKSMVQMNQNIVGLDAAIFMHPTTWKASGHVDAFSDPLIDNKDSKKRYRADVLVEDYAEKLNQKAEKEIAKAAKRFGESFDRVQYEATNPRVMGYREKQKSATARLAQYLDAEDLPAVKALIEELEIGCPESGSKNWTDVRQFNLMFGTKLGASAETATDLYLRPETAQGIFVNFLNVQKTGRMKIPFGIAQTGKAFRNEIVARQFIFRMREFEQMEMQFFVRPGEEMKWYEHWKETRLKWHKSLGLGEENYRFHDHEKLAHYANAATDIEFNFPFGFKELEGIHSRTDFDLKAHEEHSGKKLQFFDPEINESYVPYVVETSIGLDRMFLAVFSASLQDEELENGTSRVVLKLPAILAPVKAAILPLVKKDGLPEVAQKIIDDLKYDYRVAYDEKDAVGRRYRRQDAAGTPLCITVDHDTLEDNMVTVRDRDSMEQQRVLITDLPDILNNKVNFRHWIA, from the coding sequence ATGGCTCAACAAGACGATCATTTTAAAAAAGTAATATCTCACGCAAAAGAATATGGCTACATCTTTGGTAGTAGTGAGATTTATGATGGCCTAAGTGCTGTGTATGACTACGGTCAAAACGGTGTTGAGCTTAAGAAAAACATACGCGAGTACTGGTGGAAGAGTATGGTGCAAATGAACCAAAATATTGTAGGTCTAGATGCTGCAATATTTATGCATCCTACTACTTGGAAAGCTTCTGGTCACGTAGACGCATTTTCTGATCCACTTATTGATAACAAGGATTCAAAGAAGCGCTACCGTGCAGATGTACTCGTTGAAGATTATGCAGAAAAGCTCAATCAGAAAGCAGAGAAAGAAATTGCTAAGGCAGCAAAGCGTTTTGGAGAAAGCTTTGATAGAGTGCAATATGAAGCGACAAATCCTAGAGTTATGGGATATCGCGAGAAGCAAAAAAGTGCAACCGCAAGACTTGCACAATATCTAGATGCAGAAGATCTACCAGCAGTAAAAGCACTTATAGAAGAATTAGAAATAGGATGTCCTGAATCTGGATCAAAAAACTGGACAGATGTACGCCAGTTCAATTTGATGTTTGGAACAAAACTAGGAGCATCTGCAGAGACAGCAACAGATTTGTACTTACGACCAGAAACGGCTCAAGGTATATTTGTAAATTTCTTAAACGTCCAAAAAACAGGACGTATGAAGATTCCTTTTGGAATTGCTCAAACAGGGAAAGCATTTAGAAATGAGATTGTTGCGCGTCAGTTTATCTTTCGTATGCGAGAATTTGAACAAATGGAAATGCAATTTTTTGTACGTCCAGGAGAAGAAATGAAGTGGTACGAGCACTGGAAAGAGACACGCTTAAAATGGCATAAATCATTAGGTCTTGGAGAAGAGAATTATCGTTTTCATGATCATGAGAAGCTTGCGCACTATGCAAATGCAGCAACAGATATAGAATTCAACTTTCCATTTGGGTTTAAAGAGCTTGAGGGTATACACTCTAGAACAGATTTTGATCTTAAAGCACATGAAGAGCATTCTGGAAAGAAATTACAATTTTTTGACCCAGAAATTAATGAGAGCTATGTGCCTTATGTTGTAGAAACTTCAATAGGACTTGATAGAATGTTTCTAGCTGTATTTTCTGCATCACTTCAAGATGAAGAATTAGAAAACGGAACTTCAAGAGTAGTATTAAAACTACCAGCAATCTTAGCTCCTGTAAAGGCTGCAATTTTGCCTCTAGTAAAGAAAGATGGACTACCAGAAGTAGCGCAAAAAATTATAGATGATTTGAAATACGATTATCGCGTAGCTTACGATGAGAAAGATGCTGTAGGCCGTCGTTACAGACGTCAAGATGCGGCTGGAACCCCACTCTGTATAACAGTAGATCATGATACGCTAGAAGATAATATGGTAACAGTAAGAGATAGAGATAGCATGGAGCAACAGCGTGTATTAATCACAGATTTACCAGATATTCTCAATAATAAAGTGAATTTTAGACATTGGATAGCTTAA